In one window of Trichoderma breve strain T069 chromosome 7 map unlocalized scaffold00008, whole genome shotgun sequence DNA:
- a CDS encoding kp4 domain-containing protein: protein MHSNTAITILIALAGIGSVSAKGINCEGAAGCSFAGQGIAKQLQSYINSASDSTWFNNGQQIACSNGICAFFQGTGGGWGSDAKRLAADIVGHGCNVCGSVPFYYPNPNDISTYGELTFNAVGVDCGRCLCSDPNCSDP, encoded by the exons ATGCATTCCAACACCGCTATTACCATCCTGATCGCCCTCGCTGGCATCGGCTCCGTCTCTGCAAAGGGCATCAACTGCGAGGGCGCAGCTGGTTGCAGTTTTGCAGGCCAGGGAATTGCAAAGCAGCTCCAGTCATACATCAACTCTG CGAGCGACAGTACTTGGTTCAACAATGGACAGCAAATCGCCTGCTCCAACGGCATTTGTGCATTCTTCCAAGGAACTGGCGGAGGCTGGGGGAGTGATGCCAAAAGACTGGCCGCTGATA TTGTTGGCCACGGGTGCAACGTCTGTGGAAGCGTTCCTTTTTACTACCCTAACCCCAATGACATTTCGACTTATGGGGAGTTGACATTTAATGCTGTTGGCGTTGACTGCGGCCGATGTTTGTGCTCTGACCCGAACTGCTCTGACCCCTAG